The following are encoded in a window of Panicum virgatum strain AP13 chromosome 5N, P.virgatum_v5, whole genome shotgun sequence genomic DNA:
- the LOC120672517 gene encoding S-type anion channel SLAH2-like isoform X1: MTRCTACTRKNSIVMIDDSTPCTDKLVISYGFARFMETDEPAAPQRSALVHPDAVAVHIPSSLSAEEPVFRERHGDMIAAAMAAASPGYSPSFPAARQVSISLPASPTGFGASRTEAELERHAITDAPRRMMVPPRAPVAVALAQPDKVVFRSQPIPAAPPSAKGAAQGHEDPSRSAPHGARSKARRDKSYDSFKTWSGKLEKQITTHLLGGRPPAPQPQEEEEPEEDDAASNRRLSSSMPQVQRFFAALEGPELDKLRSSEELILPSDKTWPFLLRFPVSAFGMCMGMSSQAILWKRIAISASTRFLHITVKINLVLWCVSVALMVAVSALYACKVVFYFEAVRREYYHPIRVNFFFAPWIACLFLAIGVPDLVAASLPHWLWYVLMAPIVCLELKIYGQWISGGQRRLSRVANPSNHLSIVGNFVGALLGGIMGLKEGPMFFFSVGLAHYMVLFVTLYQRLPTSETLPRDLHPVFFLFVAAPSVACLAWARITGEFGYGSRVAYFIAMFLYASLAVRVNLFRGFGFSLAWWAYTFPMTSAAIASIRYASEVKNAFTQCMCIGLTAAATLTVTALFLTTLLHAVVHRDLFPNDISIAITERRRKPIFAEEMRPSKRRGGGTKQQQAALDTAAATSYT, from the exons ATGACAAGATGCACTGCGTGCACCCGTAAGAACTCTATAGTGATGATAGATGACTCCACTCCTTGCACTGACAAGCTAGTGATCAGCTATG GTTTCGCGAGGTTCATGGAGACGGACGAACCTGCGGCGCCGCAACGTTCCGCGCTCGTGCACCCGGACGCCGTCGCCGTTCACATCCCGTCGAGCCTCTCCGCCGAGGAGCCGGTCTTCAGA GAGCGACACGGTGACAtgatcgccgccgccatggccgcagcGTCCCCGGGGTACTCGCCGTCGTTCCCGGCCGCGCGGCAGGTGTCGATCAGCCTGCCGGCGTCGCCGACCGGGTTCGGCGCCTCCAGGACGGAGGCGGAGCTGGAGCGGCACGCCATAACGGACGCGCCGCGGCGGATGATGGTGCCCCCTCGCGCCCCGGTGGCCGTGGCGCTGGCGCAGCCTGACAAGGTGGTGTTCCGGTCCCAGCCGATccccgcggcgccgccgagtGCGAAGGGCGCCGCCCAGGGGCACGAAGACCCGAGCCGGAGCGCGCCGCACGGGGCGAGGTCCAAGGCGCGCCGGGACAAGAGCTACGACTCGTTCAAGACGTGGTCCGGTAAGCTGGAGAAGCAGATCACCACGCACCTCCTGGGCGGGCGGCCGCCGGCACCGCagccgcaggaggaggaggagcccgagGAAGACGACGCGGCGAGCAACCGCCGGCTCTCGTCCTCCATGCCCCAAGTGCAGCGCTTCTTCGCGGCGCTGGAAGGCCCCGAGCTCGACAAGCTGCGG TCCTCGGAGGAGCTGATCCTGCCGTCCGACAAGACGTGGCCGTTCCTGCTCCGGTTCCCGGTGTCGGCGTTCGGCATGTGCATGGGGATGAGCAGCCAGGCCATCCTGTGGAAGCGGATCGCCATCTCGGCGTCGACGCGGTTCCTGCACATCACCGTCAAGATCAACCTGGTGCTCTGGTGCGTCTCGGTGGCGCTCATGGTCGCGGTGTCGGCGCTCTACGCCTGCAAGGTGGTGTTCTACTTCGAGGCGGTGCGGCGCGAGTACTACCACCCGATCCGCGTCAACTTCTTCTTCGCGCCGTGGATCGCGTGCCTGTTCCTGGCCATCGGCGTGCCGGACCTGGTGGCGGCCAGCCTCCCGCACTGGCTCTGGTACGTGCTCATGGCGCCCATCGTGTGCCTGGAGCTCAAGATCTACGGGCAGTGGATCtccggcgggcagcggcggctctCGCGGGTGGCCAACCCTTCCAACCACCTCTCCATCGTCGGCAACTTCGTGGGCGCGCTGCTGGGCGGCATCATGGGCCTCAAGGAGGGCCCGATGTTCTTCTTCTCCGTCGGGCTGGCGCACTACATGGTGCTGTTCGTGACGCTGTACCAGCGGCTGCCGACGAGCGAGACGCTGCCCCGGGACCTCCACCCGGTCTTCTTCCTCTTTGTGGCGGCGCCCAGCGTGGCGTGCCTGGCGTGGGCGAGGATCACCGGCGAGTTCGGCTACGGGTCCCGGGTCGCCTACTTCATCGCCATGTTCCTCTACGCGTCGCTC GCCGTGCGGGTGAACCTGTTCCGGGGGTTCGGCTTCTCGCTGGCGTGGTGGGCCTACACGTTCCCGATGACGAGCGCGGCGATCGCGTCCATCCGCTACGCGTCGGAGGTGAAGAACGCCTTCACGCAGTGCATGTGCATCGGCCTGACGGCGGCCGCGACGCTGACCGTGACGGCGCTCTTCCTGACGACGCTGCTGCACGCGGTGGTGCACCGCGACCTCTTCCCCAACGACATCTCCATCGCCATCACGGAGCGCCGGCGCAAGCCCATCTTCGCGGAGGAGATGAGGCCGAGcaagcgccgcggcggcgggacgaagcagcagcaggcggcgctcgacaccgccgccgcgacgTCGTACACGTAG
- the LOC120673911 gene encoding U11/U12 small nuclear ribonucleoprotein 59 kDa protein-like has protein sequence MFRPPNAFGAPPRPLHPPPWQWQQQQQQPPPQPSPAVSFWHRDNVRDHVRKLQETIEVSTALINELDEIAATRDPGDAAAQESDSSSANLPSGSADSSEDKHLRFVELARSMGVSQDTHESMATDAANYLCHQLQHLLAPIASAINQSGPWEERSAMVRLTKKMQKAKRNKSWRKRKRKHVAELFQKERANYDRIDQEADEWRAKQIAKDIAKRKVESMKQISRKKANEERKRLESELELALMVEKLQELRSIRVQKMKKQGHFLPEEDDKYLERVKAAVEEEERQAATAARTDAVKDAILTAEESRKAPQNENHHEDGSEHLKSGPTEDKNLGDVGISEKNDQASQKTEHEGHKVEGKGHGHHDPVSNLPFEFYHYYHGSSYDMGTLIEVRRMWDSFIRPGGSRIPGHWVQPPPPSDEVWASYLVQPK, from the exons ATGTTCCGCCCGCCGAATGCTTTCGGGGCGCCTCCTCGTCCTCTGCACCCTCCCCCGTGgcagtggcagcagcagcagcagcagccgccgccccaGCCTTCGCCTGCCGTTTCCTTCTGGCACCGTGACAATGTGCGGGACCATGTGAggaagctgcaggagaccaTCGAGGTTTCGACTGCACT GATAAATGAGCTCGACGAAATCGCAGCCACCAGAGATCCCGGTGATGCTGCTGCACAAGAATCTGACTCGTCTTCGGCGAACCTGCCGTCAGGGTCTGCTGATTCTTCGGAAGACAAGCACCTCCGTTTCGTCGAGCTTGCTAGATCTATGGGGGTTAGTCAGGATACTCATGAGTCGATGGCAACAGATGCAGCTAATTACCTTTGCCATCAACTTCAGCATCTTCTTGCACCTATTGCTTCTGCAATTAATCAAAGCGGTCCTTGGGAGGAAAGATCGGCAATGGTTAGGTTAACAAAGAAGATGCAGAAAGCCAAGAGAAATAAGAgctggaggaagaggaaaagaaagCATGTCGCAGAGCTTTTTCAGAAG GAGCGTGCAAATTATGATAGAATTGACCAGGAAGCTGATGAGTGGAGGGCCAAGCAAATAGCCAAGGACATTGCGAAACGGAAG GTGGAAAGCATGAAGCAGATTTCTAGAAAGAAAGCAAATGAGGAAAGAAAGCGCCTAGAATCTGAG CTCGAGCTTGCCCTAATGGTTGAGAAACTTCAGGAGCTTCGTTCTATAAGAGTTCAAAAAATGAAGAAACAAG GTCATTTTCTTCCTGAAGAGGATGATAAATACCTCGAGCGTGTTAAGGCTGCAGTTGAGGAAGAAGAGCGCCAAGCTGCAACTGCTGCTCGGACTGATGCTGTTAAGGATGCTATTCTGACTGCTGAGGAGTCAAGGAAGGCTCCACAGAATGAAAATCATCACGAAGATGGTTCTGAGCATTTGAAAAGTGGACCAACAGAAGACAAGAATCTGGGAGATGTAGGGATAAGTGAGAAAAATGACCAGGCAAGTCAGAAAACAGAACATGAAGGTCATAAAGTTGAGGGAAAAGGGCATGGACATCATGACCCTGTAAGCAATCTTCCTTTTGAGTTCTACCATTATTATCATGGAAGCAGCTACGATATGGGGACACTCATTGAG GTCCGCAGAATGTGGGATTCTTTCATCAGACCTGGAGGAAG CCGTATACCAGGGCACTGGGTTCAACCACCCCCTCCATCTGATGAGGTATGGGCATCGTATTTAGTGCAGCCCAAGTAA
- the LOC120672518 gene encoding HVA22-like protein e: MASVQAMESPSKLHGEQARLLDHLLLHHAHGYGARVPHLLILRIPIWYELKLLFIAWLMLPNFMGAVFIYDKFVVREHLQKHGLAASVGSSGKVKKDDKSPSSSPKDKQKPKSKFPRLCHPKKDHGAY; the protein is encoded by the exons ATGGCCTCGGTGCAAGCAATGGAGAGCCCGTCGAAGCTTCACGGTGAGCAGGCTCGCCTACTGGATCATCTACTCCTTCATCACGCTCATGGATATGGTGCTCGAGTCCCTCATCTACTG ATACTCAGAATCCCGATTTGGTATGAGCTGAAGCTGCTGTTCATCGCGTGGCTGATGCTCCCCAACTTCATGGGCGCGGTCTTCATCTACGACAAGTTCGTCGTCAGGGAGCATCTCCAGAAGCACGGCCTCGCCGCCAGTGTCGGCTCCAGCGGCAAGGTCAAGAAGGACGACAAGTCGCCATCCTCTTCTCCCAAGGACAAGCAGAAGCCCAAGAGCAAGTTTCCTCGCCTTTGTCACCCCAAGAAG GATCATGGAGCTTACTAA
- the LOC120672655 gene encoding 2-hydroxyacyl-CoA lyase, which yields MAAETVDGSALAGLALAAAGARHMFGVVGIPVTSLASRAAAAGVRFLAFRNEQSAGYAAAAYGFLTGSPGLLLTVSGPGCVHGLAGLSHATANAWPLLMVSGSCDQADAGRGDFQELDQIAATKPFAKLAVKATTIADIPRLVFQALAAAVSGRPGGCYLDIPSDVLHQTLPQSEAADLIAAAKADSAASNPSPPNQKPLDEAIGKAADLLRRAERPLVVIGKGAAYARAEEAIRKLVDTTGIPFLPTPMGKGVVPDSHPLSATAARSLAIGQCDVALVVGARLNWLLHFGEPPKWSKDVKFILVDVCEEEIELRKPHVGIVGDAKRVIELINREIKDDPFCLARSNPWVEAITKKAKDNVLKMEAQLAKDVVPFNFLTPLRIIRDAILAEGSPAPIVVSEGANTMDVGRAVLVQNEPRTRLDAGTWGTMGVGLGYCIAAAVAEPERLVVAVEGDSGYGFSAMEVETLVRYQLPVVVIVFNNNGVYGGDRRSPDEITGPFKDDPAPTSFVPAAGYHKMMEAFGGKGYLVETPDELKSALSESFRARKPAVINCIIDPYAGAESGRMQHKN from the exons ATGGCCGCCGAGACCGTCGACGGCAGCGCGCTCGCGGGGCTCGCGCTGGCCGCAGCCGGCGCCCGCCACATGTTCGGCGTCGTGGGCATCCCCGTCACCTCCCtagcctcccgcgccgccgccgcgggggtccGCTTCCTCGCCTTCCGCAACGAGCAGTCGGCGggctacgccgccgccgcctacggcTTCCTCACCGGCTCCCCGGGACTCCTCCTCACCGTCTCCGGCCCCGGCTGCGTCCACGGCCTCGCCGGCCTCTCCCACGCCACCGCCAACGCCTGGCCGCTCCTCATGGTCTCCGGCTCCTGCGACCAGGCCGACGCCGGCAGGGGCGACTTCCAGGAGCTCGACCAGATCGCCGCCACCAAGCCCTTCGCCAAGCTCGCCGTCAaggccaccaccatcgccgacaTCCCGCGCCTCGTCTTCCAGGCCCTCGCCGCAGCCGTCTCCGGCCGCCCTGGCGGCTGCTACCTTGACATCCCCTCCGACGTTCTCCACCAAACCCTCCCTCAATCCGAGGCCGCGGATCTCATAGCAGCAGCAAAAGCCGATTCGGCCGCTTCCAATCCATCCCCGCCCAACCAGAAGCCCCTAGACGAGGCCATCGGGAAAGCTGCGGACCTGCTCCGCCGTGCGGAGCGGCCTCTTGTCGTCATCGGGAAGGGTGCTGCGTAcgcgcgcgcggaggaggccATCCGGAAGCTGGTGGACACCACGggcatccccttcctcccgacgCCTATGGGGAAGGGGGTCGTGCCTGACTCGCATCCGCTCTCTGCCACAGCGGCACGCTCGCTCGCCATCGGGCAGTGCGATGTGGCTCTTGTCGTCGGTGCCAGGCTTAATTGGTTGCTTCACTTCGGCGAGCCACCCAAGTGGTCCAAGGATGTCAAGTTCATACTTGTGGATGTCTGCGAGGAGGAGATTGAGCTCCGGAAACCACATGTCGGGATTGTTGGTGATGCCAAGAGGGTAATTGAGCTGATCAATAGGGAGATCAAGGATGATCCATTCTGCTTGGCAAGGTCAAACCCATGGGTTGAAGCGATCACCAAAAAGGCCAAGGACAATGTTCTTAAGATGGAGGCACAGCTAGCAAAGGATGTTGTGCCGTTCAATTTCTTGACACCGTTGCGGATAATCCGGGATGCCATCCTTGCTGAGGGGAGCCCTGCTCCGATAGTGGTCTCAGAAGGGGCAAACACCATGGATGTTGGCAGGGCTGTGCTAGTGCAGAATGAACCAAGGACAAGACTGGATGCAGGGACATGGGGGACGATGGGGGTTGGATTGGGGTACTGTATTGCTGCTGCAGTAGCCGAACCTGAACGACTTGTGGTCGCTGTGGAGGGTGACTCTGGATATGGATTCAGTGCGATGGAGGTTGAG ACATTGGTGAGGTACCAGCTGCCCGTTGTAGTAATTGTTTTCAACAACAACGGTGTCTATGGTGGTGACCGGAGAAGCCCTGATGAGATAACTGGACCCTTCAAAGATGACCCGGCCCCAACTTCTTTTGTCCCAGCAGCAGGCTACCATAAAATGATGGAAGCGTTTGGAGGAAAAGGTTATCTTGTGGAGACACCAGACGAGCTTAAATCTGCCCTTTCGGAATCATTCCGTGCCAGGAAACCAGCAGTCATCAACTGTATCATTGATCCTTACGCCGGTGCAGAGAGCGGCCGGATGCAGCACAAGAACTGA
- the LOC120672517 gene encoding S-type anion channel SLAH3-like isoform X2 has translation MTRCTACTRFARFMETDEPAAPQRSALVHPDAVAVHIPSSLSAEEPVFRERHGDMIAAAMAAASPGYSPSFPAARQVSISLPASPTGFGASRTEAELERHAITDAPRRMMVPPRAPVAVALAQPDKVVFRSQPIPAAPPSAKGAAQGHEDPSRSAPHGARSKARRDKSYDSFKTWSGKLEKQITTHLLGGRPPAPQPQEEEEPEEDDAASNRRLSSSMPQVQRFFAALEGPELDKLRSSEELILPSDKTWPFLLRFPVSAFGMCMGMSSQAILWKRIAISASTRFLHITVKINLVLWCVSVALMVAVSALYACKVVFYFEAVRREYYHPIRVNFFFAPWIACLFLAIGVPDLVAASLPHWLWYVLMAPIVCLELKIYGQWISGGQRRLSRVANPSNHLSIVGNFVGALLGGIMGLKEGPMFFFSVGLAHYMVLFVTLYQRLPTSETLPRDLHPVFFLFVAAPSVACLAWARITGEFGYGSRVAYFIAMFLYASLAVRVNLFRGFGFSLAWWAYTFPMTSAAIASIRYASEVKNAFTQCMCIGLTAAATLTVTALFLTTLLHAVVHRDLFPNDISIAITERRRKPIFAEEMRPSKRRGGGTKQQQAALDTAAATSYT, from the exons ATGACAAGATGCACTGCGTGCACCC GTTTCGCGAGGTTCATGGAGACGGACGAACCTGCGGCGCCGCAACGTTCCGCGCTCGTGCACCCGGACGCCGTCGCCGTTCACATCCCGTCGAGCCTCTCCGCCGAGGAGCCGGTCTTCAGA GAGCGACACGGTGACAtgatcgccgccgccatggccgcagcGTCCCCGGGGTACTCGCCGTCGTTCCCGGCCGCGCGGCAGGTGTCGATCAGCCTGCCGGCGTCGCCGACCGGGTTCGGCGCCTCCAGGACGGAGGCGGAGCTGGAGCGGCACGCCATAACGGACGCGCCGCGGCGGATGATGGTGCCCCCTCGCGCCCCGGTGGCCGTGGCGCTGGCGCAGCCTGACAAGGTGGTGTTCCGGTCCCAGCCGATccccgcggcgccgccgagtGCGAAGGGCGCCGCCCAGGGGCACGAAGACCCGAGCCGGAGCGCGCCGCACGGGGCGAGGTCCAAGGCGCGCCGGGACAAGAGCTACGACTCGTTCAAGACGTGGTCCGGTAAGCTGGAGAAGCAGATCACCACGCACCTCCTGGGCGGGCGGCCGCCGGCACCGCagccgcaggaggaggaggagcccgagGAAGACGACGCGGCGAGCAACCGCCGGCTCTCGTCCTCCATGCCCCAAGTGCAGCGCTTCTTCGCGGCGCTGGAAGGCCCCGAGCTCGACAAGCTGCGG TCCTCGGAGGAGCTGATCCTGCCGTCCGACAAGACGTGGCCGTTCCTGCTCCGGTTCCCGGTGTCGGCGTTCGGCATGTGCATGGGGATGAGCAGCCAGGCCATCCTGTGGAAGCGGATCGCCATCTCGGCGTCGACGCGGTTCCTGCACATCACCGTCAAGATCAACCTGGTGCTCTGGTGCGTCTCGGTGGCGCTCATGGTCGCGGTGTCGGCGCTCTACGCCTGCAAGGTGGTGTTCTACTTCGAGGCGGTGCGGCGCGAGTACTACCACCCGATCCGCGTCAACTTCTTCTTCGCGCCGTGGATCGCGTGCCTGTTCCTGGCCATCGGCGTGCCGGACCTGGTGGCGGCCAGCCTCCCGCACTGGCTCTGGTACGTGCTCATGGCGCCCATCGTGTGCCTGGAGCTCAAGATCTACGGGCAGTGGATCtccggcgggcagcggcggctctCGCGGGTGGCCAACCCTTCCAACCACCTCTCCATCGTCGGCAACTTCGTGGGCGCGCTGCTGGGCGGCATCATGGGCCTCAAGGAGGGCCCGATGTTCTTCTTCTCCGTCGGGCTGGCGCACTACATGGTGCTGTTCGTGACGCTGTACCAGCGGCTGCCGACGAGCGAGACGCTGCCCCGGGACCTCCACCCGGTCTTCTTCCTCTTTGTGGCGGCGCCCAGCGTGGCGTGCCTGGCGTGGGCGAGGATCACCGGCGAGTTCGGCTACGGGTCCCGGGTCGCCTACTTCATCGCCATGTTCCTCTACGCGTCGCTC GCCGTGCGGGTGAACCTGTTCCGGGGGTTCGGCTTCTCGCTGGCGTGGTGGGCCTACACGTTCCCGATGACGAGCGCGGCGATCGCGTCCATCCGCTACGCGTCGGAGGTGAAGAACGCCTTCACGCAGTGCATGTGCATCGGCCTGACGGCGGCCGCGACGCTGACCGTGACGGCGCTCTTCCTGACGACGCTGCTGCACGCGGTGGTGCACCGCGACCTCTTCCCCAACGACATCTCCATCGCCATCACGGAGCGCCGGCGCAAGCCCATCTTCGCGGAGGAGATGAGGCCGAGcaagcgccgcggcggcgggacgaagcagcagcaggcggcgctcgacaccgccgccgcgacgTCGTACACGTAG